In the genome of Polaribacter atrinae, one region contains:
- a CDS encoding YchJ family protein has product MNCPCNPTKRYKDCCQKAHNNIENVTTAEQLMRSRYSAFVLANIKYLHKSHHSTTRLSKKEYKELEKWTKSVEWIKLEIINTTEDTVRFHAFFKENRSLESIQENSVFCKENNHWVYLNAK; this is encoded by the coding sequence ATGAATTGTCCTTGTAATCCTACAAAACGATATAAAGATTGTTGCCAAAAAGCACATAATAATATAGAAAATGTTACTACAGCAGAACAATTAATGCGCTCTAGATATAGTGCTTTTGTTTTGGCTAATATCAAATATTTACACAAAAGTCATCACAGTACTACAAGGCTTTCAAAAAAAGAATACAAAGAATTAGAAAAGTGGACAAAATCTGTAGAATGGATTAAATTAGAAATCATAAACACCACAGAAGACACTGTTAGATTTCATGCTTTTTTCAAAGAAAATAGAAGTTTAGAAAGTATACAAGAAAACTCTGTTTTTTGTAAAGAAAATAATCACTGGGTTTATTTAAATGCTAAATAA
- a CDS encoding helix-turn-helix and ligand-binding sensor domain-containing protein, whose translation MYRFLFFLFFINLLVNAQELPPIKIFTAEDYNAQNQNWEISQSEDDLIYVANNGGLLEYNGEHWRLYTHFSNPILRSVKVKDKIIYTGSFMDFGFWEKNEKGQLEYNSLVEKLQVKLKEGEEFWEVEFYQNWILFKSKTRIYFVNTISNEVKIIDSEETISGLFIINNTIFFQKKNIGLLTLQNGEEKVYSDDVFFKNNNIINCFYYNKELVFLSEEKGFVTVKGSKVVSQKTDLNNESFLIFSAIQLEDKSFLLGTISNGIVFLSKDGKITSTINRKNGLSNNTALSLLQDNSGNIWIGLDNGINYLNVSSAFKIFEDEEGTLGTIYTSLFFDNELYLGTNQGLFFKDKNLKFKLIEKTEGQVWFLKEINGNLFCGHDKGTFIIKNKKVVNAISEELGTWNIKKVPGNNHILIQGSYQGLSILENDNGDWQFRNKIEGFDVSSRFFEFYNDRLYVNHELKGLYELQIDDSYAKVLQKEKITIPKVGYGSNIFSFGNNLFYSSSEGVYKKQDDGSFKVDSLFTKNLKDLDNLTTIRKLAQKKNTLYSFSKNNILFITSNSISLSPQVKAIPIDGAIRNNVLGFENLTQISAENYLIGTSHGYLLLNDALVKNEKNVDISFQQILVNKIDSDKIHLSLVEAVELENKQNNIAFSYSISKYDKMIKNEYQYQLEGLTNNWSDWTEDSTQLYENLSYGDYIFHVRGKYGNQTTDVKSFEFSIKRPFYLSNLYLVFYVISMIFIIVLINIYYRRRYKRKNKTLLEKAQKELKLKELESAQIIMKLNNDKLRVDIESKSRELASSTMNIIKKNDFLNTIKTELTSGENKDVSKVVKIIDKNLNNTDDWKMFQEAFNNADKNFLKKVKEMHTSLTPNDLRLCAYLRLNLSSKEIAPLLNISPRSVEVKRYRLRKKMGLPHDENLTNYILEI comes from the coding sequence ATGTACAGATTCTTATTTTTTTTATTTTTTATTAACCTTCTTGTAAATGCCCAAGAACTACCACCTATAAAAATCTTTACAGCAGAAGATTACAATGCTCAAAATCAGAATTGGGAAATTTCACAGTCAGAAGATGACCTAATATATGTAGCCAATAATGGAGGGCTTTTAGAATACAATGGAGAGCACTGGCGGTTATATACTCATTTTTCAAATCCTATTTTAAGATCTGTAAAAGTAAAAGATAAAATAATCTATACAGGATCTTTTATGGATTTTGGTTTTTGGGAGAAAAATGAAAAAGGTCAATTAGAATATAATTCATTAGTAGAGAAATTACAAGTAAAATTAAAAGAAGGAGAGGAGTTTTGGGAAGTTGAATTTTATCAAAACTGGATTCTTTTTAAATCTAAAACAAGAATTTATTTTGTAAATACCATTTCTAATGAGGTTAAAATAATTGATTCTGAGGAAACCATTTCTGGACTTTTTATAATAAACAATACGATTTTTTTTCAAAAAAAGAACATTGGTTTGCTCACGTTACAAAATGGAGAAGAAAAAGTTTATTCAGATGATGTATTTTTTAAAAACAATAATATTATCAATTGTTTTTACTATAATAAAGAGCTTGTTTTTTTATCTGAAGAAAAAGGTTTTGTTACAGTAAAAGGAAGTAAAGTTGTGTCTCAAAAAACAGACTTAAATAATGAGAGTTTTTTGATTTTTAGTGCAATTCAACTAGAAGATAAAAGTTTTTTGCTTGGTACAATTTCTAATGGAATTGTTTTTCTGAGTAAAGACGGGAAAATTACGTCTACTATTAACCGTAAAAATGGATTAAGTAATAATACAGCGCTGTCTTTGCTTCAAGACAATTCTGGTAATATTTGGATTGGTTTAGATAACGGTATAAATTATTTAAATGTTTCATCAGCATTTAAAATTTTTGAAGATGAAGAAGGTACTTTAGGAACCATTTATACTTCTTTGTTTTTTGACAATGAACTTTATTTAGGGACAAATCAGGGACTGTTTTTTAAAGATAAAAATTTAAAATTTAAATTAATAGAAAAGACAGAAGGACAGGTTTGGTTTTTGAAAGAAATTAATGGGAATCTTTTTTGTGGGCATGATAAAGGAACGTTTATTATAAAAAACAAAAAGGTAGTTAATGCTATATCCGAAGAACTTGGAACTTGGAACATAAAAAAAGTACCCGGAAACAATCATATTTTAATTCAAGGAAGTTATCAAGGTTTATCTATTTTAGAGAACGACAATGGGGATTGGCAGTTCAGAAATAAAATTGAAGGTTTTGATGTTTCTAGTAGGTTTTTTGAGTTTTACAATGATAGATTATATGTAAATCATGAGTTAAAAGGCTTATATGAATTACAAATTGATGATAGTTATGCTAAAGTGCTTCAAAAAGAGAAAATCACCATTCCAAAAGTTGGTTATGGATCTAATATTTTTTCTTTTGGTAATAATTTATTTTATTCATCATCAGAAGGTGTGTATAAAAAACAAGACGATGGTAGTTTTAAAGTAGACTCATTGTTTACAAAAAACTTAAAAGATTTAGATAATTTAACAACGATAAGGAAATTAGCTCAAAAAAAGAATACTTTATACAGTTTCTCTAAAAATAATATTCTTTTTATTACCTCTAACAGTATTAGTTTAAGTCCGCAGGTAAAAGCGATTCCTATTGATGGTGCTATAAGAAATAATGTTTTAGGTTTTGAGAACTTAACCCAAATTAGTGCAGAGAATTATTTAATAGGTACCTCTCATGGGTATTTACTTTTAAATGATGCTCTTGTAAAAAATGAGAAAAACGTAGATATTTCTTTTCAACAAATACTTGTCAATAAAATAGATAGTGATAAGATTCATCTTTCATTAGTAGAAGCCGTAGAATTAGAAAATAAGCAGAATAATATAGCGTTTTCATATAGTATTTCTAAATATGATAAAATGATAAAGAATGAATATCAATATCAGTTAGAAGGATTGACTAATAATTGGTCAGATTGGACAGAGGACTCTACACAATTGTATGAAAACTTATCTTACGGAGATTACATTTTTCACGTAAGGGGTAAATATGGAAACCAGACGACGGATGTTAAATCTTTTGAATTTTCTATTAAACGCCCTTTTTATTTAAGTAATTTATATTTAGTTTTTTATGTAATATCTATGATCTTTATTATTGTATTGATAAATATTTATTATAGAAGAAGGTATAAGCGTAAAAATAAGACTTTATTAGAGAAAGCTCAAAAAGAATTGAAGTTAAAGGAGTTGGAAAGTGCTCAAATAATTATGAAACTTAATAATGATAAATTAAGAGTAGATATAGAAAGTAAGAGTAGAGAATTGGCTAGTTCTACAATGAATATTATTAAGAAGAATGATTTTTTAAACACAATTAAAACCGAATTGACAAGCGGAGAGAATAAAGACGTCTCAAAAGTAGTTAAGATTATTGATAAGAACTTAAACAATACAGATGATTGGAAAATGTTTCAAGAAGCATTTAACAATGCTGATAAAAACTTTCTAAAAAAGGTAAAAGAGATGCACACTAGTTTAACTCCAAATGATTTAAGACTTTGTGCCTACCTAAGATTAAACTTGTCATCTAAAGAAATTGCTCCTTTATTAAATATTTCTCCTAGAAGTGTAGAAGTTAAAAGATATCGATTAAGGAAAAAAATGGGGTTACCTCATGATGAGAACTTAACAAACTATATTTTGGAAATTTAA
- a CDS encoding SusC/RagA family TonB-linked outer membrane protein encodes MRKQITLLLLLFIGFCASAQTITVKGVVKDAKTGDPLPGVSILIKGTTVGTETDFDGLFSLAKVEKGATFVFNYLGYAVKEVLVNQQTLNISLEESAEALDEIVVVGYGKQKRKDVTGSVSIVGEKTLEALKPIDATSALQGTTSGVAVNLSSGSPGAKVNILIRGVSSNTNNQPLTIVDGYEGDLNSINPNDIESITVLKDAQAAIYGIKGANGVVLVTTKIGKKNKKATVKYDTYAAFQQTTKKLDYLNATEYALVLNEAYAASGQTLPFSNVGELGKGTNWQDELFNDAMLMNHNISVSGGGESFRYFVSASRTEQDGIIAKDKSNFIRNNIKLNLGIDISEKLNFSVIANYYTSASQGFDASLLFNGLNYAPTFGVNENDTNNFLGIEVVNPLSLLQNTFGENNGNGIEGNFKLEYKPIEGLNIVSRVGYKIYNEKQRTFTPIQEYGSSKVYNKTQSSVYQFKATSTRVNWETFATYQKTFLENHNTTFTVGTSVQNDLFDGIYATGFDVPNNSYEFADISLTNSQSEQRSLNTGNGDIRLTSFFGRAQYDYKGKYLFSGLVRRDGASVFAEDQRVDNFWSVTTGWKISDENFLKDNKTINFLKLRASYGTLGNLVGDNLYRSLLNGEGEYVFDGSLVDGTAQGALSNPSATWETAEKLDIGLDINLFDDKLTIVADYFEETRKDLLIENFPVSGLLGSAAPGGANPTVNAGTSKNTGGELAINYSAISKEDFSLNFGYNVTYVKNRVTNVLDDAFVEGGDFAIGNLAPSRMEVGQPIGYFLGLQTDGIFQTQAEVEAHPSQAGLGATVTSPGDIRYKDTNEDGVIDFEDRVNIGNPQADFYMGFNISAKYKNWDFTSYLYAELGKDMVRNFERFLPNVNKPAYYLDRWTGAGTSNSVPRLTNDATNNKLFSDFFVEDASFLRMQNIQLGYTFSPNLLEKVGLSKLRLYTSINNLFTLTDYTGYDPSINDGAIGAGIDSGNYPSARQFLLGLNVEF; translated from the coding sequence ATGAGAAAACAAATCACATTATTACTCCTTTTATTTATAGGTTTTTGTGCTTCTGCACAAACTATAACTGTAAAGGGTGTTGTTAAAGATGCTAAAACGGGTGATCCATTACCGGGAGTAAGTATATTAATTAAAGGAACAACTGTTGGAACTGAAACTGATTTTGATGGACTTTTTAGTCTTGCTAAAGTAGAGAAAGGAGCAACTTTTGTATTTAATTATTTAGGATACGCTGTAAAAGAAGTGTTGGTTAATCAACAAACTTTAAATATTTCTTTAGAAGAGTCTGCAGAGGCTTTAGATGAAATTGTTGTTGTTGGTTATGGTAAGCAAAAAAGAAAAGATGTTACGGGTTCTGTATCTATTGTAGGAGAAAAAACCTTAGAAGCATTAAAGCCTATAGATGCAACAAGTGCATTACAAGGTACAACTTCTGGAGTTGCTGTTAACCTTTCGTCTGGTTCACCAGGTGCAAAAGTAAATATTTTAATTAGAGGTGTTAGTTCTAATACCAATAATCAACCGTTAACAATTGTAGATGGTTATGAAGGAGATTTAAATAGTATCAATCCAAATGACATTGAATCTATTACCGTTTTAAAAGATGCACAAGCAGCTATTTATGGTATAAAAGGAGCAAATGGGGTTGTTTTGGTAACTACTAAAATTGGTAAGAAAAATAAAAAAGCAACTGTAAAATATGATACGTATGCTGCTTTTCAACAAACTACCAAAAAATTAGATTATTTAAACGCAACTGAATATGCTTTAGTTTTAAATGAAGCGTATGCAGCAAGTGGACAAACATTACCTTTTAGTAATGTGGGAGAATTAGGTAAAGGTACTAACTGGCAAGATGAACTTTTTAATGATGCCATGTTAATGAATCATAATATTAGTGTATCTGGTGGTGGAGAAAGTTTTAGATACTTTGTAAGTGCATCTAGAACAGAACAAGATGGTATTATTGCAAAAGACAAGTCTAATTTTATTAGAAACAATATCAAATTAAACTTAGGTATAGATATTAGCGAAAAATTAAATTTCTCTGTAATAGCTAACTATTATACTAGTGCTTCACAAGGTTTTGATGCTTCACTTTTATTTAACGGTTTAAATTATGCACCTACTTTTGGGGTAAACGAAAATGATACAAATAACTTTTTAGGTATAGAGGTTGTAAATCCTTTATCATTATTACAAAATACTTTTGGTGAAAATAATGGTAATGGAATAGAAGGTAATTTTAAATTAGAATATAAACCAATAGAAGGTTTAAATATAGTTTCACGTGTTGGTTATAAGATTTACAATGAAAAGCAACGCACATTTACACCTATTCAAGAATACGGTTCTAGTAAAGTGTATAATAAAACACAAAGTTCTGTTTATCAATTTAAAGCGACTTCTACAAGAGTAAATTGGGAAACATTTGCAACGTATCAGAAAACGTTTTTAGAAAACCATAATACTACTTTTACTGTGGGTACTAGTGTACAGAATGATTTATTTGATGGTATTTATGCTACAGGATTTGATGTGCCAAATAACTCGTATGAGTTTGCTGATATCAGTTTAACAAATTCTCAGAGTGAACAAAGAAGTTTAAATACGGGGAATGGAGATATTAGGCTAACCTCTTTCTTTGGTAGAGCTCAATATGATTATAAAGGAAAATATTTATTTTCTGGCTTGGTGAGAAGAGACGGAGCTTCTGTTTTTGCAGAAGATCAAAGAGTAGATAATTTTTGGTCTGTAACTACCGGTTGGAAAATTTCTGATGAAAACTTCTTAAAAGATAATAAAACAATCAACTTTTTAAAATTAAGAGCAAGTTACGGTACTTTAGGAAACTTAGTTGGAGATAATTTGTACAGATCTTTATTAAATGGTGAAGGAGAATATGTATTTGATGGTAGTTTAGTAGATGGTACTGCACAGGGAGCTTTGTCTAATCCGTCTGCAACTTGGGAAACAGCAGAGAAATTAGATATAGGTTTAGATATCAATTTATTTGATGATAAATTGACGATTGTTGCAGATTATTTTGAAGAAACGAGAAAAGATTTATTAATTGAAAACTTTCCGGTTTCTGGTTTGTTAGGTTCTGCAGCACCAGGTGGAGCAAACCCAACAGTAAATGCAGGTACTTCTAAGAATACAGGTGGAGAGTTAGCGATTAACTATAGTGCTATTTCTAAAGAAGATTTTTCTTTAAATTTTGGATACAATGTTACTTATGTAAAAAATAGGGTAACAAATGTTTTAGATGATGCTTTTGTTGAAGGTGGTGATTTTGCAATTGGAAACCTTGCACCTTCTAGAATGGAAGTAGGGCAACCAATAGGTTATTTCTTAGGCTTACAAACAGATGGTATTTTTCAAACACAAGCAGAAGTAGAGGCACATCCTTCACAAGCAGGATTGGGGGCAACGGTTACTTCTCCTGGAGATATTAGATATAAAGATACCAATGAAGATGGAGTTATAGACTTTGAAGATCGAGTGAATATTGGTAATCCACAAGCAGATTTCTATATGGGATTCAATATTTCTGCAAAATATAAAAACTGGGATTTTACCTCTTATTTATATGCAGAATTAGGGAAAGATATGGTTAGAAACTTCGAACGTTTTTTACCAAATGTAAATAAGCCTGCATATTATTTAGATAGATGGACAGGAGCAGGAACAAGTAACTCTGTACCAAGACTTACTAATGATGCAACAAACAACAAGTTGTTTTCTGATTTCTTTGTAGAAGATGCTTCTTTTTTACGTATGCAGAACATACAATTAGGATATACTTTTTCGCCAAATTTATTAGAAAAAGTAGGGTTGTCTAAATTAAGATTATATACTTCTATCAATAACTTATTTACGCTAACAGATTATACTGGTTACGATCCTTCAATTAATGATGGAGCAATTGGTGCAGGTATCGATTCTGGTAACTACCCATCTGCTAGACAATTCTTGTTAGGTTTAAATGTTGAATTTTAA
- a CDS encoding sensor histidine kinase — protein MNSLLKRQIRKYLPQELQSNDDLEQFLEAVDKSYTTSEEQFLMLQRATTFSSEELFCANKQLREESDSQKKVISKLESVIDKLQFYDLKNNRPKESVDSLKLVYFIDDQTKEIIKINQQKDKLLRNLERQNQELNDYAHMVSHDLKSPLQSIEALTAWVLEDYSGVLDGTGKENLQFIRENIEKMDTLVKGILQYSTIGKNGKDFYDISLDTLVHDILKSKDQSSTTTFSIPEKLPTIKGDKFRLKQLFKHLIDNAVKFNDKEAKTVEIGFNETPDFYNFYIKDNGNGIERKYFDKIFVAFQKLEDDYQSTGIGLAIVKKIVEVYNGEISLESEPKVGSTFYFSIKK, from the coding sequence ATGAATTCTTTATTAAAAAGACAAATAAGAAAGTATCTACCACAAGAACTGCAATCTAATGATGATTTAGAGCAGTTTTTAGAGGCTGTTGATAAATCTTATACTACTTCAGAGGAGCAGTTTTTAATGCTTCAGAGAGCTACTACATTTAGTTCAGAAGAGTTGTTTTGTGCCAATAAACAGCTTAGAGAGGAATCGGATTCTCAGAAAAAAGTAATCTCAAAATTAGAAAGTGTCATAGACAAATTACAGTTTTATGATTTAAAAAATAATCGACCTAAAGAAAGTGTAGATTCTTTAAAATTGGTTTATTTTATAGATGATCAAACTAAAGAAATCATTAAAATTAATCAGCAAAAAGATAAACTTTTAAGAAATTTAGAGCGTCAAAATCAAGAATTAAATGATTATGCGCACATGGTTTCTCACGATTTAAAGTCGCCTTTACAAAGTATAGAAGCTTTAACGGCATGGGTTTTAGAAGATTATTCAGGTGTTTTAGATGGTACTGGTAAAGAGAATTTACAATTTATTAGAGAAAATATAGAAAAAATGGATACGCTTGTAAAAGGGATTTTACAATATTCTACAATAGGTAAAAATGGAAAGGATTTTTATGATATTAGTTTAGACACTTTGGTGCATGATATTTTAAAAAGTAAAGATCAATCAAGTACAACAACTTTTAGTATTCCTGAAAAATTACCGACTATAAAAGGAGATAAATTTAGGTTAAAGCAATTGTTTAAACATTTAATAGACAACGCTGTAAAATTTAATGATAAAGAAGCAAAAACGGTTGAAATAGGTTTTAATGAAACACCTGATTTTTATAATTTTTATATAAAAGACAATGGTAATGGAATTGAACGTAAATATTTTGATAAAATATTTGTGGCATTTCAAAAATTAGAAGACGATTATCAGTCTACAGGAATAGGTTTGGCTATTGTAAAAAAGATAGTAGAAGTATATAATGGAGAAATTTCTTTAGAATCTGAGCCAAAAGTGGGATCTACTTTTTATTTTAGCATAAAAAAATAA
- the manA gene encoding mannose-6-phosphate isomerase, class I, with the protein MIENLGNKDRKFYKVVGQVQNYDWGGKSFIPNLVSEKIEENRTYAEYWLGAHLKAPSKVITEKGSVSLDQFLNENPIENLGADVEKNFGKLPYLFKVLDVDKMLSIQVHPSIAAAKIGYKKENEQGIPLTASNRNFKDENHKPEIMVALTDFWLLHGFLEQEKLVKNLKETLELSFLLTTFLEDGYLGLYKKVMEYSQEEVNTILRPLVKRILPKFKNNELEKSSPAYWAAKSLNNSDSEDIDKGIFSIYFFNILNLSRGEAIFQDAGVPHAYLEGVNMELMANSDNVLRAGLTSKHIDVVELIKNTKFEETIPSILNGVENKSNGEVVFKTIAKDFELSKIELKEGITHTSHSNSVEILMALNGAATLLQNDESISIEKGQAILIKPNTSYKVETNSEVEIYKASVPK; encoded by the coding sequence ATGATTGAAAATTTAGGTAATAAAGACAGGAAATTTTATAAAGTTGTAGGGCAAGTACAAAATTATGATTGGGGAGGAAAAAGTTTTATTCCTAATTTAGTTTCAGAAAAGATTGAAGAAAATAGAACATACGCAGAATATTGGTTAGGAGCTCATTTAAAAGCGCCATCAAAAGTAATTACTGAGAAAGGAAGTGTTTCTTTAGATCAGTTTTTAAATGAAAACCCAATTGAAAACTTAGGTGCTGATGTTGAAAAAAACTTTGGAAAATTACCGTATTTATTTAAAGTTTTAGACGTTGATAAAATGCTTTCTATACAAGTACATCCAAGTATTGCAGCTGCAAAAATTGGATATAAAAAAGAAAACGAACAAGGGATTCCATTAACAGCAAGCAATAGAAATTTTAAAGACGAAAATCACAAGCCAGAAATAATGGTTGCCTTAACAGATTTTTGGTTGTTACATGGTTTTTTAGAACAAGAAAAATTAGTAAAAAACTTAAAAGAAACGCTAGAGTTAAGTTTTTTATTAACTACTTTTTTAGAAGACGGGTATTTAGGCCTTTATAAAAAAGTGATGGAATATAGTCAAGAAGAAGTGAATACAATTCTTAGGCCTTTGGTAAAAAGAATTCTTCCGAAATTTAAAAATAACGAATTAGAGAAATCTTCACCAGCATATTGGGCAGCCAAATCATTAAACAATTCAGATTCTGAAGATATTGATAAAGGAATTTTTTCTATCTACTTTTTTAATATTTTAAATTTAAGTAGAGGTGAAGCAATTTTTCAGGATGCAGGAGTGCCACATGCCTATTTAGAAGGTGTAAATATGGAATTAATGGCAAATTCTGACAATGTGTTAAGAGCAGGATTAACAAGCAAGCATATTGATGTTGTTGAGCTTATTAAAAATACAAAATTCGAAGAAACGATTCCTAGCATTTTAAACGGTGTTGAAAATAAATCAAATGGAGAAGTTGTTTTTAAAACCATTGCAAAAGATTTTGAATTGAGTAAAATTGAATTGAAGGAAGGCATTACTCATACTTCTCATTCTAATTCAGTAGAAATATTAATGGCTTTAAATGGAGCTGCTACACTTTTACAAAATGATGAGTCTATTTCTATAGAAAAAGGACAAGCAATACTTATTAAGCCAAATACTTCTTATAAAGTTGAAACGAACTCTGAAGTAGAAATATATAAGGCAAGTGTGCCAAAATAA
- a CDS encoding RagB/SusD family nutrient uptake outer membrane protein — protein MRNYNQIIKLGFIFMASLFILSACSDDYLNNSKIYAEDSESFFNSETDYYNALVAAYDPLQSTFRNVLMGEIASNNTLCGGETATDVLGYQQIDDMTHTPVNDQLQDLWSLMYGGVNRAAYIIEFQDKTDFTGKEVIIAEARFLRAYYNFELVKWFGDIPIKEDGRFVLGDEKTIPRSPKADVYALIEADLEYAIANMTYTAPQVGRATKGSAQALLGKVYLYQDKFLEAAIVLENVIQNGPYVLESDYDKIFEFEGENGTGAVFEIQYTDTQGAGFDCLQCSEGNVAVGYQGVRGYEGSLFTSGFSFNLPTQEVVDEFEDGDNRKEVAILDIDAWAASTGAKFTTGYEHTGYFNRKYLPRKRSEEAAGDLNLTNPNNYRAIRYADVLLMAAEAFNRKSSPDDAKAKTYLNMVRERAFGDADHNIVTTGSNLTAAIYKERRVELVGEGHQFFDLVRTGRGAQIPGFTTGKNEVFPIPIEEIQFSQGNWIQNDKY, from the coding sequence ATGAGAAATTACAATCAAATAATAAAATTAGGATTCATCTTTATGGCAAGCTTATTTATTTTAAGTGCTTGTTCTGATGACTATTTAAATAATTCTAAAATTTACGCGGAAGATTCTGAATCTTTTTTCAATTCAGAAACAGATTATTACAATGCATTAGTAGCGGCGTATGACCCTTTACAATCTACATTTAGAAATGTATTAATGGGAGAAATAGCTTCTAACAACACTTTGTGTGGTGGAGAAACAGCTACAGATGTTCTTGGATATCAGCAGATAGATGATATGACGCATACACCTGTTAATGACCAACTTCAAGACCTTTGGAGTTTGATGTATGGTGGTGTTAATAGAGCTGCTTATATTATTGAATTTCAAGATAAAACAGACTTTACTGGTAAAGAAGTTATTATTGCAGAAGCTCGTTTTTTAAGAGCATATTATAATTTTGAATTGGTAAAATGGTTTGGAGATATTCCAATTAAAGAAGATGGTCGTTTTGTTTTGGGTGATGAAAAAACAATACCAAGATCGCCAAAAGCAGATGTGTATGCTTTAATTGAAGCTGACTTAGAATATGCAATTGCAAATATGACGTATACTGCTCCACAAGTTGGTAGAGCAACAAAAGGTTCTGCGCAAGCATTATTAGGAAAAGTATATTTATATCAAGATAAATTTTTAGAAGCTGCAATAGTTTTAGAAAACGTTATTCAAAATGGACCTTATGTTTTAGAGTCTGACTATGATAAAATTTTCGAATTTGAAGGAGAAAATGGTACAGGTGCTGTTTTTGAAATTCAATATACAGATACACAAGGAGCAGGTTTTGATTGTTTACAATGTAGTGAAGGAAATGTTGCTGTCGGTTACCAAGGTGTTAGAGGGTATGAAGGAAGTTTATTTACTTCAGGATTTAGTTTTAATTTACCAACACAAGAGGTCGTAGATGAATTTGAAGATGGAGATAATAGAAAAGAGGTAGCTATTTTAGATATTGATGCATGGGCAGCTTCTACAGGAGCAAAATTTACTACAGGTTATGAGCATACAGGGTACTTTAATAGAAAATATCTTCCAAGAAAAAGAAGTGAAGAAGCTGCTGGAGATTTAAACCTAACAAACCCTAATAATTACAGAGCAATTCGTTATGCAGATGTTTTATTAATGGCGGCAGAAGCTTTTAATAGAAAGTCGAGTCCAGATGATGCTAAAGCTAAAACCTACTTAAATATGGTTAGAGAAAGAGCTTTTGGTGATGCAGATCATAATATTGTAACTACAGGTTCTAATTTAACAGCTGCAATTTATAAAGAGCGTAGAGTTGAGTTAGTAGGAGAAGGTCATCAATTTTTTGACTTGGTAAGAACAGGTAGAGGAGCTCAAATACCAGGTTTTACAACAGGAAAAAATGAGGTTTTTCCAATTCCGATAGAAGAAATACAATTTTCACAAGGAAATTGGATACAAAACGATAAATACTAA
- a CDS encoding gluconate 5-dehydrogenase: MSQTLFNIKGKVALVTGSTHGLGLAMAMGLGKAGAIIIVNGNSSQEKIDLVVAEYKQVGITAFGYKFNVADEAQVIAAVKKIEVEVGVIDILVNNAGIIKRTPLVDMEVTDFKQVVDIDLVSPFIVSKHVVRGMMERKSGKIINICSMISELGRNTVGAYAAAKGGLVMLTKNMATEWARFNIQVNGIGPGYFATSQTAPLRVEGHPFNDFILNRTPAKKWGDPNDLAGAAIFLSSKASDFVNGHILYVDGGILATIGKPHNEE, encoded by the coding sequence ATGTCACAAACACTATTTAATATTAAAGGGAAGGTTGCTTTGGTAACGGGATCTACACACGGTTTAGGATTGGCAATGGCAATGGGTTTAGGTAAAGCAGGTGCTATTATTATTGTAAACGGAAATTCATCACAAGAAAAAATAGATTTAGTTGTTGCAGAATATAAGCAAGTGGGAATTACTGCTTTTGGTTACAAATTTAATGTTGCTGATGAAGCTCAAGTAATTGCAGCAGTTAAAAAGATTGAAGTAGAAGTTGGTGTAATAGATATTTTAGTTAACAATGCGGGAATTATTAAAAGAACTCCATTAGTTGATATGGAAGTGACCGATTTTAAACAAGTAGTAGATATTGATTTGGTGAGTCCTTTTATTGTTTCTAAACATGTTGTTCGTGGAATGATGGAAAGAAAATCTGGTAAAATAATCAATATTTGTTCTATGATCAGCGAATTAGGTAGGAATACTGTTGGTGCTTATGCTGCTGCAAAAGGAGGTTTGGTAATGCTTACTAAAAATATGGCAACAGAATGGGCTCGCTTTAATATTCAAGTAAACGGAATTGGTCCTGGGTATTTTGCAACCTCACAAACAGCTCCCCTTAGAGTAGAAGGTCATCCTTTTAACGATTTTATATTGAATAGAACGCCTGCAAAAAAATGGGGAGATCCTAATGATTTGGCTGGTGCAGCGATCTTTTTATCATCAAAAGCAAGTGATTTTGTAAATGGACATATTTTATATGTAGATGGAGGAATTTTAGCTACTATCGGAAAACCACATAACGAAGAATAA